The genomic window TAAACCATTTAATATAAAATCAAAAGCATTATCATTTGATTTATAAAAGTTAAGTGTTGAACCTATAGAGTGTAGTTTAGATGCAATTATAAGTAATGTTCTAAATTTATTATCTAAATTATGTAAAGGTTTTAACACATCAAAAATTTTACTTGCATTATTTCCCATAAATGCACTTTGTTTTTCATCAATTTGAAATCTATCAAGCAAAGATCTAACACTAACATTAAAGTTTGCAGGGAATTTATGGTTACAATTTCTTAATACATCAGTTAGATAAACACCCTCACGAACTCCAGCTCCTGAAGTTATAACTTCATTAATGCTAAGTTCATCTAAAATAGTTTTAAATATAAAAGCACCCTCTTTTATAGTATCAAATCTATCTTTTTTTACACCTAATGATTTTAAATCATCATTATTTTGTGCTTGAATAATTTCTTCAAATAAAAATGATTCTTTTTTTGCTTTATAAGTATATCCATGAAGAATATCTAAAGGATAGTCATTGTTTGACATTACTATTTTAGATAAGGCTCTTATACTTCCACCAATTCCTACAACTTTTTTAGGAATTTCAATATTCAAATCAAAAATACTTTTTAAATTATCTAAAATATTTTTTCTTGCACCCTCAATATCATTTTTATTAAAATAAAGTTCTTTTATTCTAACTGTTCCTATATTTAAAGATATGGATTTTTCTACTTTTCCATCTTTTACAAAACAAAATTCTGTAGAACCTCCACCAATATCAACAGTTACAAAAGTATCATCGTGAAGTAAATTTAAAGCAGCAACGCCACCATAATAAGCCTCTTTTTCTCCATCAATTACTTTTATATTTAATCCTAAATCTTTTGAGATTCTAGAAATAAACACATTAGAATTTGGAGCATCTCTTAAAGCTGATGTTGCAACACAAATAATTTTTCTTGATTTTAAAGATTTAGATATATTTAAAAAAGATTTTAAAGATTCATATGCTCTTTGCATAGGAATCTCTTGTAGATTTCCGTTATTTTCATAACAGCCCTCAGATATTTTAACTCTACTTTTTGTTTCATTTATTAAACTAAATGCAAACCTACTACTTTTTTGTAATACAACCATTCGCATTGAGTTAGACCCAATGTCAATAATAGTTGTTACTTTAGACATTAATTCTCTTCTTCCATTAATTGTTCATACTTGAATGTTAATTCTTCCATCGTTTCTTGGTTATCTGGATCAATTATAATACAGTCAACTGGACAAACTTCAATACATGAAGGCTCTTCATAATGCCCTACACACTCTGTACATCTATCAGAATCAATCATATAAATTGGATCACCCTCTTCAATAGCATAGTTTGGACATTCTTCTCTACATGCATCACATGCAATACATTCATCAGTAATAATTAAAGACATATAACTTTTCCCTAGTATAATTTATTTATCTTGGAGTTATAACCTAAAATTCATTAATTATTTCTTTAATTAAATCAAATTTTTGTTTATTTTTTGTTATAAGTACAGTTCTATCAGTTTGATAAATAAAAAAATCTTTATTAATGTATAAAGCTGCTGCTACATCAAATTCTCTTATATTACCAAAATATAAGACAAAGTCATAATTCATTGAATCACATAATGACAAAGCTACTGCACCTAATGATCTAAATTTAATATTATTCTCATGCAGTTTTAAACAAATTTGTGGATATTCATATGCTCTTTCAAAGATAGCAATTTTTGTTTTTGATGATGTTATTGGTATTATTTCTTTGTTATTTAAAAGCGAGAAATACTTAATTTTACTATCAAATGCTCTATATGTAATAATTCCCGTTATTAGATTTGTAACAAATCCAGCAATTATAATTCCATCTTTTTGTAAAGCCACGGAAGAGCCATAATAAGGTAAATTAGAATAAAAATTATTACTTCCATCTATTGGATCTATTATAATTGTACACTCTTTATTTGTACTCTTTAAGCCACACTCTTCAGAATAAATATTTCCAAATTCTTCTAAAAGTTCTATAAAAATATTTTCTGCAAATAAATCCATCTTTAAAGAATTATCTCCACCAAAACCTATTGTATTTGTATATTCATAATCATTTAAAGTTAGATTTGTATTTATGTAAGTAAAGAGTTTTTTATTTGCAAGGATTACAGCCTTTATAAAATTCTCTTTATATAAGGCTGTAAGTTTAGTATTCATTTATTTTTATATTTCTTTTATAATAGCTTTAGCAGCTTCTCGTCCATCAAGTGCAGCAGTAACTGCTAAGTGAGCACCTCTTCGGCAATCTCCACCTGCATATACTTTTTTGTTTGAAGTTTTAAATTTAGAATCAATTACAATTCCACCCCATGAATTTGTTTCAACATTTAATTCTTTTAAAAATGATGGAACTTCAGGAGAGAATCCTAATGCTAAAATTATAATATCAGCTTCTTCTAAATATTCACTTCCTTCAATTATTGTAACTTTTTGTCTTCCACTAGCATCAGCTTCACTCATTGAAGTTTCATATAATTCTACCGCAGTTGCTAAATCATTTTGAACTTTAATTGATTTAGGAGCAACATTAAATACAAATTCAACTCCCTCTTCTTTTGCATTAACAACTTCTTTTTTAGATCCTGGCATATTTGCTTCATCTCTTCTATAAAGACATTTAACACTTTCAGCACCTTCTCTAACAGATGTTCTAACACAATCCATTGCAGTATCTCCACCACCAATTACAACTACTTTTTTATCTTTAACATCAATAAAATCAATTTTTTTATTTCCAAGATTTCTTTTTTGAAGTCCTGTTAAAAAATCAATCGCAAAATGAACATTTGAAGATTTTTCACCTTCAATTTTTACTTCATTACTTGCAGTTGAACCAATACCTAAAAATATTGCATCAAAATCGCTTTCAAGTTCTGAAATTGATTTATCTTTTCCAATTTCACAATTTGTATGTAATTTCATTCCAGCTTCTAATAACCAGTTAATTCTTCTATCAACTGTTGTTTTATCAAGTTTAAATCCTGGAATTCCATACATTAAAAGCCCACCAGCACGATCAGCTCTTTCAAACATTTCAACATTAAACCCTTTTCGTAAAAGGAATGTTGCAGCTGAAATACCAGCTGGTCCTGAACCAATTACGGCAACTTTTTTATCATTTTTGTGTTCAGTAAATTTAGGTTTCATTCCTTTTTCAAATGCATCTTCTGAAATAAATGTTTCAATTGCTCCAATTGAAATTGCACCATGACCTGTATTTAAAGAACATGCACCCTCACATAATACATCTTGTGGACAAATTCTTCCTAAAATTTCAGGGAAAGGAGATGTTTCATTTGATAAAGCAAATGCCATATCTGGATTTTTAGTTGCAGTTTGTTTTAACCAAGCTGGAATATAGTTTCCTAATGGACAACCTGTATGACAATATGGATCTCCACATTGCATACATCTATCAGCTTGTTCAGTTGCTCTTTGTTTTCCAAATACTTGATATACCTCTTTGAAATCTTTTAATCTTTGAAGTACATCCCTTTTTTCAGGATTAATTCTTTCAAATTTTGTAAAGTTTAACATCTCTTAATCTCCCTTGTCCGGATCCAGTGGCAACACTGTCATATTTTTAGGTTTAATCATCCAGAAATTTCTAATTTCTGCTCTAAAGTTTTGTAATATATCTTCAGCTATTTCACTTTGTGTTTCGTGTAAATAGTCTAATAACAATCTTTTTAAATATAATCTTTCTCTTTCTGTATCATCTGTATCAACCCTAACTGGTTCAATTAGTTCTTGATTCATTTTATCAACAAATGTTTTTTCAGGGTCATATACAAATGCTAAACCACCTGTCATACCAGCACCAAAGTTAATTCCAGTGTTTCCTAAAATAACAACTATTCCACCTGTCATATACTCACATGGATTATCTCCAGTACCCTCAACAACAGAAATAGTTCCAGAGTTTCTTACAGCAAATCTTTCACCAACAGCTGCTCTAATATATAATTTTCCACCTGTTGCGCCATATAAACATGTATTTCCAGCACCAGCAAATTGGCTACCTTGGTGAATTGGATTGATGATAATTTTACCACCATTCATTCCTTTACCAACATAATCATTAGCAGCGCCATCAAGATATAAATTCATACCTTTTGATAAAAAAGCACCAAATGATTGACCAGCAATTCCTTTTAAATTAATACTAATAGAATTTTCAGGTAATCCTTTATCTCCATAGAATCTTGCAATTTCTCCAGAAATCAAAGCACCAAATGATCTATTTAAGTTAGAAATATCTGAACTTACTTTTATAGGAGAATTTGGGTTTTCTATGGTTCTATGAACTTTTTTCAATAACTCTTTTTCAAATTTATTATCATCAAAAGGAGGATTTGTATCTTTTTGACAAGTGTCAATTCCATCAATTTTTCTTAAAATATTTTGGAAATCAAATTTTTGTGCAAATTTATCATCAATAACTTTTAATAAATCAGATCTGCCAACTATTTCTTCAATAGTTTTATAACCCAATGATGCAAGAATTGCTCTTACATCTTCTGCAATAAAAGTAAAGTATGAAATTAATCTTTCAACAGTACCTGTAAAATGGTCTCTTAATGTTTCATCTTGAGTAGCAACCCCAACAGAACATTTATTTGTATGACAAATTCTTAAAATTTTACATCCAAGTAGTGTTAATGATGCTGTTCCAAATGCGTAAGATTCAGCTCCAAGCATTGCTGCTTTTACAACATCAAGACCAGTTTTTAATCCACCATCAGTTTGCACATGAACAAATTCTCTTAGTTTATTCGCTTTTAAAGCATTATGAGCTTCTGAAAGCCCCATTTCCCAAGGATTTCCTGCATGTTTGATTGATGTTAAAGGAGCAGCTCCAGTTCCTCCATCTCCACCAGAGATAACAATTTTATCAGCATAAGCTTTTGCAACACCTGCTGCAATTGTTCCAACACCAATTGAAGATACAAGTTTAACTGTAATTTTAGCTAATGGATTGATTTGTTTTAAATCAAAAATTAATTGAGCTAAATCTTCAATTGAATAAATATCATGGTGTGGTGGTGGCGAAATCAATGTAACACCAGGAACTGTATGTCTAAGTGTTGCAATTAAAGGAGTTACTTTATGTCCTGGTAATTGTCCACCCTCACCTGGTTTTGCACCTTGTGCAACTTTAATTTGTAACTCTTCTGCACTTCTTAAATAAGCAGGTGTAACACCAAATCTTCCCGATGCAACTTGTTTAATTTTAGAATTTCTAATTGTTCCAAATCTTTTTGAATCTTCTCCACCCTCACCTGAGTTACTCATACCACCAATAGTATTCATAGCTGTTGCCATTGCTTCATGAGCTTCTGGTGAAATTGATCCAAGTGACATAGCTGCACTTGCAAATCTTTTGAAAATATCTTCTTTAGACTCAACTTCGCTTAAATCAATAGCTGTTTTATCAGAATTAAATTCAAAGAAATCTCTAATAAATTTTTTATCTCTATTATTTACTAAATCTCTTAAACCATCAAAATCAGTAAGTTCTTCTTTTTTTGATGCACTTTTATTATGCATAGCTTTAGTTGTAGCGGGACCATAATCATGGTATTCACCACCATTACTATATTTGTAAAATCCACCTAAATCAAGTGGGAAAACTGTATTTTCTTCTACAAATGCATTAATATGAGATTTATTGATTTTTTCTTCAATATCTGAATATGTTAATCCACATAAATCACTATGTGCACCTGTAAAACAGTCATTGTTTATTTCATCACTTAACCCAATAATATCAAATAATCCTGAATTTCTATAAGATGCTATTGTACAGATTCCCATTTTTGACATGATTTTTAATAATCCAGCATTAACTGATTTTTGAGTATTTTTTAAATACTTTTGCATCTCATATTTAGATGGTTTTTCTCTTTGGAAAAGTGCTATTGTTGAAGCATACATCATATATGGATAAATTGCTGTAACTCCAAATGCGATTAAAACAGCCGCCATATGAGGATCATAAACTTCTCCTGTAATAGATACAATAGAAACATTATGTCTAATACCATTTTTTAATAATTGTTGATTAACATAACCAACAGCCATTGCCGCAGGAATTACTTTTTCGTTTTCATTTACTGCTCTATCATCTAAAATAACAACAGAAACACCATCATTTTTTACAGCTTTAATAACATATGAAGATAATCTTTCCAAAGCTGCTTTTAAATCTTTTTTAAAAGTTGTTGTAAATATTCTGTTTTTATAATATTTATCATATCTTGGTGATTTTTCATCTCCAAAAGAAAATAATACATCATATTTTTCTTTCATTAAAATAGGACTTGTTACTTTTAATCTTCTAGCATATTCTGGTTTTTCATCTAGAATATTATGCACTTTTCCAAATCCAGTTTCTAAAGACATTACGACTTTCTCTCTATATGGATCAATTGGAGGATTTGTAACTTGAGCAAATTTTTGTCTGAAATAATCTGTAAAATTTCTATTTACAGTTGAAAAACATGCTAATGGAGTATCATCTCCCATAGAACCAACTGGCTCTTTTCCATCTTTTGCCATTGGCTCAATAACTTGATCTAAAACTTCATATGTAACATTAAAGAATTTTTGTTTTTTTTCTAAGTTTTCTAATTTATAATCTTTAACATTTAAAAAAGTATCTTCAATGTACTCTTGAATATAGTCCATATCATCATTTAACCATTTTGAATAGTGTTGAGATGATTTTAAATAATCATTGATGTCATCTTCTTTTAAAATTTTTCCATGTTTAAGGTCAAGTGCAATCATTTGTCCTGATTGTAATCTACCTCTTTCTAAAATATTATCATCTTCGATTTTTAATGTTCCATACTCAGATGTGATATATAATTTATCATCTTTTGTAATAACATATTTTGATGGTCTTAATCCATTTCTATCAATTAAACATCCAATATGTCTTCCATCTGTTAAAGATACGGCAGCTGGCCCATCCCATGCTTCCATAGCAGTTGCAGTATACTCATAAAATGCTCTTAAATTAGAGTCCATGTGAGGAGCATTTTGCCAAGGTGCAGGAATTAAAGCCCGTGCAGCTTTAAAAAAGTCAACACCATTTGCTAATAAAAACTCAAACATATTATCTAGTGAAGTAGAATCTGAACCAACATTTTGTAGAATTGGTAATAATCTTTTCATTTCATCTTCAGAAAAAATTTCTGATTTTAATTGTTCTGATTTTACTTCAACATTAAATCTATTTGCTTCAACTGAGTTAATTTCACCATTATGTGCAATTGCTCTGAATGGTTGTGCTAATCTCCATAAAGGAAGAGTATTTGTTGAAAATCTTTGGTGAAATAAAGAGAATGATATTTTAAAATCTTCATCTCTTAAATCTATATAAAAATGCTTAATATGCGTAGGCATAATTAGCCCTTTATAGGCTATAACTTTTGAAGAGAACGATGGAATATAAAAATCTTTATTATCTATTAATTTGTGTTCACACTCTTTTCTTGTTAAATAAAGCATTGCATCAAATCTTTTTGATGACATTAATGTATTTGGAACAACAAATACCTGAATAATTTGAGGTAAACTTTCTAATGCCTGTTCTCCAAGAGCATCGGTATCTACAGGAACCGTTCTTGTTAGTACAACTTTTAAATCATTTATTCCACAAAATTCTATAAATGTATCTATATCAGTTAAATCTCTTGTAAAAATCATCGCAACAGCATAGATTTCAGGTAAATCAATACCTTTTTCTAAAACTATTTTTCTCATAA from Arcobacter venerupis includes these protein-coding regions:
- a CDS encoding Ppx/GppA phosphatase family protein, coding for MSKVTTIIDIGSNSMRMVVLQKSSRFAFSLINETKSRVKISEGCYENNGNLQEIPMQRAYESLKSFLNISKSLKSRKIICVATSALRDAPNSNVFISRISKDLGLNIKVIDGEKEAYYGGVAALNLLHDDTFVTVDIGGGSTEFCFVKDGKVEKSISLNIGTVRIKELYFNKNDIEGARKNILDNLKSIFDLNIEIPKKVVGIGGSIRALSKIVMSNNDYPLDILHGYTYKAKKESFLFEEIIQAQNNDDLKSLGVKKDRFDTIKEGAFIFKTILDELSINEVITSGAGVREGVYLTDVLRNCNHKFPANFNVSVRSLLDRFQIDEKQSAFMGNNASKIFDVLKPLHNLDNKFRTLLIIASKLHSIGSTLNFYKSNDNAFDFILNGLNYDFLHTSRVIVAHTIKFSKKSLPSRSDILKYEELLPSLEVMQWMSFMISLNIAINQDLSRPKVEYILDSDTLKINLSNKSFLIQSNIDKLESPEDLIIKI
- a CDS encoding inositol monophosphatase family protein, translating into MNTKLTALYKENFIKAVILANKKLFTYINTNLTLNDYEYTNTIGFGGDNSLKMDLFAENIFIELLEEFGNIYSEECGLKSTNKECTIIIDPIDGSNNFYSNLPYYGSSVALQKDGIIIAGFVTNLITGIITYRAFDSKIKYFSLLNNKEIIPITSSKTKIAIFERAYEYPQICLKLHENNIKFRSLGAVALSLCDSMNYDFVLYFGNIREFDVAAALYINKDFFIYQTDRTVLITKNKQKFDLIKEIINEF
- the gltB gene encoding glutamate synthase large subunit, whose product is MGCNLDLLTSFKDNCGFGLVADMKNRPSHKNLEDAITSLERMMHRGAVAADGKTGDGSGLLLSMPDSFMRKIVLEKGIDLPEIYAVAMIFTRDLTDIDTFIEFCGINDLKVVLTRTVPVDTDALGEQALESLPQIIQVFVVPNTLMSSKRFDAMLYLTRKECEHKLIDNKDFYIPSFSSKVIAYKGLIMPTHIKHFYIDLRDEDFKISFSLFHQRFSTNTLPLWRLAQPFRAIAHNGEINSVEANRFNVEVKSEQLKSEIFSEDEMKRLLPILQNVGSDSTSLDNMFEFLLANGVDFFKAARALIPAPWQNAPHMDSNLRAFYEYTATAMEAWDGPAAVSLTDGRHIGCLIDRNGLRPSKYVITKDDKLYITSEYGTLKIEDDNILERGRLQSGQMIALDLKHGKILKEDDINDYLKSSQHYSKWLNDDMDYIQEYIEDTFLNVKDYKLENLEKKQKFFNVTYEVLDQVIEPMAKDGKEPVGSMGDDTPLACFSTVNRNFTDYFRQKFAQVTNPPIDPYREKVVMSLETGFGKVHNILDEKPEYARRLKVTSPILMKEKYDVLFSFGDEKSPRYDKYYKNRIFTTTFKKDLKAALERLSSYVIKAVKNDGVSVVILDDRAVNENEKVIPAAMAVGYVNQQLLKNGIRHNVSIVSITGEVYDPHMAAVLIAFGVTAIYPYMMYASTIALFQREKPSKYEMQKYLKNTQKSVNAGLLKIMSKMGICTIASYRNSGLFDIIGLSDEINNDCFTGAHSDLCGLTYSDIEEKINKSHINAFVEENTVFPLDLGGFYKYSNGGEYHDYGPATTKAMHNKSASKKEELTDFDGLRDLVNNRDKKFIRDFFEFNSDKTAIDLSEVESKEDIFKRFASAAMSLGSISPEAHEAMATAMNTIGGMSNSGEGGEDSKRFGTIRNSKIKQVASGRFGVTPAYLRSAEELQIKVAQGAKPGEGGQLPGHKVTPLIATLRHTVPGVTLISPPPHHDIYSIEDLAQLIFDLKQINPLAKITVKLVSSIGVGTIAAGVAKAYADKIVISGGDGGTGAAPLTSIKHAGNPWEMGLSEAHNALKANKLREFVHVQTDGGLKTGLDVVKAAMLGAESYAFGTASLTLLGCKILRICHTNKCSVGVATQDETLRDHFTGTVERLISYFTFIAEDVRAILASLGYKTIEEIVGRSDLLKVIDDKFAQKFDFQNILRKIDGIDTCQKDTNPPFDDNKFEKELLKKVHRTIENPNSPIKVSSDISNLNRSFGALISGEIARFYGDKGLPENSISINLKGIAGQSFGAFLSKGMNLYLDGAANDYVGKGMNGGKIIINPIHQGSQFAGAGNTCLYGATGGKLYIRAAVGERFAVRNSGTISVVEGTGDNPCEYMTGGIVVILGNTGINFGAGMTGGLAFVYDPEKTFVDKMNQELIEPVRVDTDDTERERLYLKRLLLDYLHETQSEIAEDILQNFRAEIRNFWMIKPKNMTVLPLDPDKGD
- a CDS encoding glutamate synthase subunit beta, with product MLNFTKFERINPEKRDVLQRLKDFKEVYQVFGKQRATEQADRCMQCGDPYCHTGCPLGNYIPAWLKQTATKNPDMAFALSNETSPFPEILGRICPQDVLCEGACSLNTGHGAISIGAIETFISEDAFEKGMKPKFTEHKNDKKVAVIGSGPAGISAATFLLRKGFNVEMFERADRAGGLLMYGIPGFKLDKTTVDRRINWLLEAGMKLHTNCEIGKDKSISELESDFDAIFLGIGSTASNEVKIEGEKSSNVHFAIDFLTGLQKRNLGNKKIDFIDVKDKKVVVIGGGDTAMDCVRTSVREGAESVKCLYRRDEANMPGSKKEVVNAKEEGVEFVFNVAPKSIKVQNDLATAVELYETSMSEADASGRQKVTIIEGSEYLEEADIIILALGFSPEVPSFLKELNVETNSWGGIVIDSKFKTSNKKVYAGGDCRRGAHLAVTAALDGREAAKAIIKEI
- a CDS encoding YfhL family 4Fe-4S dicluster ferredoxin, with the translated sequence MSLIITDECIACDACREECPNYAIEEGDPIYMIDSDRCTECVGHYEEPSCIEVCPVDCIIIDPDNQETMEELTFKYEQLMEEEN